CATTAACTCCAGACATTCTTTGGCTTTAACCCGTTTAGTAGTAAAAGGcttcttggtcattttaccttCAATATAGGATTTGTAGACTAGAAGGTCTTCCAGAACTATTGAGTACAATGTTCTAGACTTACTAGTCTTTTAATCCTATTTAGATTTATATGATCGAAGTGTAGATGCCATAAATGTGTTTGATTAGgcattttcctttttagtgAGACATGATGATTTTCAACAacagaaaaatagaaataagggTAATATGAAAGAGATTGTCAACCAATGGACTTGAgcaaagaaattaattattctttctaataaaaacacttttattgaaataaattgaataattgcatttagttaaactaaaaaatgaaatcaaattctttataaACACAGGTACATAAAGACATTCCTTGAATTCTagatgtttatttattctttaatacTAGGGCAATATCTCTCACTACTTGCATAACTATCCTCACAACAAATGCTAAAGTCAAGCACATCTCTCTTTCATTCAATCTTTGTTCTAGTTGAAACCCTTGTAAAGAATTATAGTTATGATTAGTGACTCTAAAATCTATCCACAAAGAATTGGTGGAATCTAATACTAAATATGATTCAACTAAAAGTGGATGAAACATACctttttaactcatcaataatTTAGGACATTCCTTCTTCTAGTGACCCTTCTTACCATAAAAAACACATGTTTTTTCCCTTACTCTGTCCTTTCCTTACCTTGGCCTTCCCTTACTTAGTATTCTTGAAAGTGTTTGTCTTCTTCTTATTGTGGGAAGAACTTAAAGAGCCCTTCATTGCCTTATGAATACCTTTAGAATCCTCAAAAATGCCCTCAACTATCTAGGGTTCCCCCGACGATTCAAACAAACTCATCATTAACTTATTCATAGTGTAATTAAACTTAAATTGCTTGAAAGAATTTGATAAGTCCTAGCGGTCCTCTACAAAGAAAACTATTGAAAAGCTTTTCACAAAAATGTTTTGgctcttaaaaatttcaatcaagaTTTTTAAGTCATAaccttatgtttggtttttagaaatttatggaaaaatgtgagtaaaagaaaaccaaaaagaaaagtagaaagaaaagaagaatggaaaaaaaaaaagtggatttagagttaataaattatttttatatattacttaatatttatttcacttattttaatgtttttatataaatattaaataattttaaaatggataagTTTCTAgctaattttaagatttttttttatatttcttatggtAAAGTCAaacataagaatttttttttttctcaatattttttcttcataaatactttttgaaaataaaaaattgcttgagttttataaaatttgcattattaggaatgtttttagttcaaaatgaaacattttttttatttcattttgtaaatcaaatgttaaaaaatagaaaaaaagaaaaagaaaaagaaaaagaaaatagtgttaatttaatgaaaagtaataatttatttaagtcctttaaataatttttaaacattattaatttgaatatattatttttatattcttttcaatGATGATTTCAACTTGTAtgatatttcttaatttttatatgttacttttataattttctaggcataaaatagaaaacctgAACAAGTGAGTGCCCTACCACTAATAGCACGCCACCTGGTAGTCTCGTTAGTGACTGATTTAACTTCAGTCCTTATATCAAACGGCTGGCATGCAGCTGACAACCCTTTCAGAATAATAAGTTACATTGCGGAAGTACCCTATAAGGTCACGAGATTCTTTCGCGGCTTCTCGATCCTTCTGGGCATATGGACTCTGTATATATTTACCCATTCGCACCCATATTGATAGCTATTCCCTAAAATAGCCTCTCTTGGATTGAGGAGTTGCTTCTGATATCAAATTCAAGGATCAACAATGAGTCATATCCTTTGATCTcttgctttttctttgctatttGGTGGATTTTCATCTTACCTTCTGTTTGGCTGCCGAGAAAATTGAACAAGAGCTTAAAAAATCCCTCTCCCTGccttttctcggcaaccaaacgaAGTTTTCCggttttttcgtttttttttttttcctttttctctggATATTGAGTGAGTTGGATCTTGACGAAAAGCGAACGCGGAAACCAAAGAGATCGCGATCGAGAAAGGGCTCAAGCAAGGAGCGGCCACAAGTCAAAGCAGGGTAAAGACGATGGATTGACCCCAGAGCAACGCCGAGAAAGGTGCCTCTCATTTCTCTCCCAAcacagattttattttattttattttaaaagaaataatatttcacattttcccaaaattttaagtttaaaacataCATAAAATTTCGTAAATAAAATATACAGACAGAAATACTCAATGAATGAgtcattttttctttgatttaagAGTTGATCTGGTTAAAACATTTAGCCTGCGTTCTGTTTTTAAGGGATATATACAAATGAAATTTTACAATTATCACCCCACAAATACAAGAGATCCAAATATCGGATATGATAGTCATACAATTTCTagtaataataatcatatcacatCATAATTACATAATATGGACTTATTCTCATTCACCAACTTGATAGGAGATTCACTAAACACCCTGCTAGCTACTGCTTTAGTAAAAACATTAGTTAGTTGATCTTTAGGCTTCATAAgcggaaaaataataattcaaacttTTAAGTGTTTCTTTGATAAAATGTCTTGTCAATCTTTACATGTGAGCAAATTTCTATAGTTAACATGATTCATTGCCACTTTAGGTTTGAAAGCTAAatcttttaacaaatttgtaaACCAAAGCAATTCACATATTCCAAATGTCGTACCTCTATACTCAACCTCAACCCTTGATCTTGTTACTAGTTTTTTACTTCTTCAAGTCACAAGATTTCTACCCACGACGGTTAAGTATCCTGGATTAGATGTTGTCAGTCTAATACTAAGAATTTTCTTGGTTGGtcccaaatccttcatggaAAAGGATTTTGCTTAATTGCTTCTTCAGCTTATCAATTATtgaatgctctgataccactttaacaactaatctaaCTTTGTAACGTGGCTGTGAAATGTGTTTTTCTTGCTTCACTATGTAAACCCACCTGttcttcaaagtttttttttccttttggcaaCTTGACAAGCTCAAAAGAATTATTCTCATGCAATGACTTCATCTCATCTTGCATAACGTCAACCCATTTTCATCTCCCATGGCTTCCTCATAACTTTCAGGTTCAAGATTATTTGTGCCTTATGTAAAACAACAGAAAACAATACAAGTAGAATAATTACTCTGAATGGCTCAAATTATTACTCTGGATGACTCAAATTATCATGTTTGGAAAGGAAAGATATAAGACTTATTATATGTGAAGGATTATTATTTACCTGTGTATGCTTCTGAAAAGccagaaaataaaactaatacaaaatgaaatttatatcaTCGACAAGTTTGTGGTTATATCAGATAATGGATAGATGATAATGTTCTCAATCATGTTAGTGAAAAGAAACATGCACGGAGTTTATGGAACAAGCTCGAACAGTTATATGCCCAAAAGACTGGTAACAAtaaattgtttctaatcaagaagatgattaaattgaaatttgttgtTCAATCGTCGGGATGACGAGTCCCTCCACATAATTGGAAAGGAGGAGATTTGTTGGGTTTTTCCTTATGTAGAAGACCTAAATTAAGAGCCCAAAATTTAAGGCTTCTTAAgtctttatataaaagggttagaagaaaaatcccttttcttttttttctttttccaatttttttgcaGCCACCGGAGGTAGAAGAAAAAGATAGTAgaaggagaaaagagagagaaggggaGAACCACaatttttgaagttagagaGAAAGACTCAGTATTTCTTCACtgtccagatttcatcaaaggttcGATCCCACTTCGTCTGTGGGCCAATTGacttgaaatttggaggagaggttcgtGATTCATTGATCTTCAATCTGAATGGtggagatcggatttggagttcCGGATGGTCATCTTTCAGTCCAAGAACAGAGCCTctattttggtgagttttctatcCGAAAAGTTTTGATCATGAGCTTTGATCAAGGTTAATCCGTGGTTCGATTAAGCTGATTTTTGGTGAGCACGTCCAgaactcattgatcttcattctgaatggtggagattggatttggagtttaaaacaattatatttCAGTCCGAGAACAATGGTTGTGTTTGGTGAGATTTCTCCATTGTCTTTATgcaaagttgttgaaattgccAAGATTAATTTGTCTTGAGATATGGTTGATGTATGCCTCTAGTTTTATTTAGAGAGAATTGTGTAATCCATGGGACCCTTAGGCCACTTAAAAACTCCACTAATATAATCAATGGGTTAGACAATTTTCTCTAGATAAAACTAGAGGCACACATCAACCATATCTCAATACAAATTAATCTTGGCAATTTTAATAACTTTGCATAAAGACAATGAAGAAATCTCACCAAACACAACCACTTTTCTCGGACTAAAATATAATTGTTTCGAACTCCAAATTCAATCTCCACCGTTcagaatgaagatcaatgaaTTTTGAACGTGTTCACTAAAAATCAGCTCAATCGAACCATAGATTAACCTTGATCGTAGCTCATGATCAAAATTATCTGGATAAAAAACTCACCAAAATAGAGGCTCTGTTCTCAGACTGAAAGACGGCCGTCCAtaactccaaatccgatctccaccgttcagattgaagatcaatgagtcaCGAAGCTCTCCTTCAAATTTTAGGTCGATCGACCCACAAACAAAGTGGGATTGGACCTATGATGAAATCTGGACAGTGAAGAAAAATTGAGtttttctctctaacttcaaaaatggtggttctctccttctctctcttttctcattCTACTATCTTTTTCTTCTACCTCTGATGATtgcaaaaaaaattggaagaagaagaagaagagggattCTTCTTTTAATGCTTTTATATAAAGACCCAAGAGGCCTTAAATTTTGGGCTGTTAATTTGGGCCTTTCACATGAGGAAAAACCCAACAAATCTCTCCATTTTCGATTATGTGGAGGGACTCGTCATCCCGACGATTGAACAACAAACTTCAAGCTAATCATCTTCTTGATCATaaaccatttatttttaatagtctTTTGAGCATATAACTGTTTGAGCTTGTTCCATAGATTCCGTGCATGTTTCTCTTCACTAATATGATTGAAAACATTATCACCTACCCATTGTCTCATATAACCACAAACCTGCCGATGAAGTAAATTCCATTCTGCGTCAGTTTTATTTTCTGGCTTTTTAGAAGCAaacacaaacaaataataatccTTGACATACAATAAGTCTTCCATCTTTCATTTCCAAACATGATAATTGGAGCCATTCAAAGTAATCATTCTACTTGTATTGCTTTCCATTGTTCTACACAAGATACAAATTATCTTGAACCTATGTTTTGATACCATTTTGATGGGATAAACACAAACAATGTACAACCAGATTTTATTCCCTCTTGTGAGAACTTAATAggaatcaattaaataaaacaacaagAATTCACCCAATCAACAAGTATATGAACACCAACAATTTTTAGCGTGGAAAACCTTCTCCAATGtgagaagtaaaaaccacgAGACCCTTTGGCTACTTAAAAACTCTACTAATATAATCAATGGgttacacaattctctctagatAAAACTAGAGACATACATCAACCATATCTCAAGACAAATTAATCTTggcaatttcaacaactttgcATAAAGACAATGGATAAATCTCACCAAACACAACCATTGTTCTCGGATTGAAATATAACTGTTCcgaactccaaatccaatctccaccgttcagaatgaagatcaatgagttcTGAACGTGCTCTTAAAAAATAAGCTCAATCGAATCATAGATTAACCTTGATCGAAGCTCATGATCAAAACTGTCTAAatagaaaactcaccaaaacaaAAGCTCTGTTCTCGGACTAAAAGACGACCATTCGgaactccaaatccgatctccaCCGTTCAGATTGAAGATCAATGAATCAAAAATCTTTTCTCCAAATTTCAGGTTGATTAGCCCATAGACGAAGCGAATCgtacctttgatgaaatctagacaatgaagaaaaactgAGTTTTTCTCTTTAGCTTCAAAAATGGTAGTTCttcccttctctttcttttccgtTTTTACTCTATATTTCTTTTACCTCTGGCGGTtgcaaaaaaattggaagaagaagaagagagattCTTCTTCTAACCTTTTTATATAAAGGCCTAAGAGGCTTTTAATTTTAGGCTACTAATTTGGGCCTTCCACATGAGAAAAAACCCAACAGTCAGTTCAATTTTGCCTAATCAGCATTTATGTAGCCTTAAACTTTTAAGGGATCATGATTTGAACAATAAACTTTTTCTTGGAGCAAACTTCAAATATCTTATAGATGCACTCTACAACATCCATATGAAGTTTATGATTCATGCATGATTGACTCACTATATTAACTGCAAATGTAATATCTAGTTTGGTATGAGATAAGTAAATCATTTTTCCCACAATCTTTTGGTATCTCCTTTATTTGTAGAAGTTGCACTCCCACAATTAAACACCTTTTGATTTTGCTCGGTAGGAGTGTCAATGACTAACAATCTAGCATTCCtatctcaaataataaatcaagaATATGTTTACATAAGACAAGCAAATTTCATGTTGAGACCGGGCTATCTCAATCCAAGGAAAGTATTTAAGGTCTCCAAGTTGTTTCATGTCAAACTCAAAAGCCAAATATTGTTGTTAATTAGAAATCTCATCATAATCATCACTTGTCACCATCATAGCATTGACATAGATTATCAAAGTAGTGGTTTTACCTCCtcttatgttttaaaaacaaaatgtgaTATAAGTTATTTTGTTTGTAGCCAAAATTCTTCATAGATGTGATGAACTTGCCAAAGCAAGCTCTTTGGGACTATTTCAACCTATATAGAGCCTTCTTTAGTTTATAAACCATTGTTGTGTCGGAGTATTTTAGTATACCTAAAGGAGGATCATTATACTTCTTCAATAAGATCTCCATGTAAGAAAGCATTCTTTTACATCAAATTGAAGAAGTGGTCAATCTTGATTAGTTGCTAATGACAAAAGTATTCTCACAATGTTGAGTTTGGCAACAAGTGTGAAGGTTTATTAGTAAGTTATACCATAAGATTGTGTATACCCTTTCGTAACTAGCTGAGCtttatatttctcaattgttcCATCTGCTTTGCTTAATTTCAAATACCCATTTACACCCCATAAGTCTTCTTCCCTTTTGGTACGAATACAAGATCCTAAGtggcatttttttcttctagagCTTCCATATTTTTTGGCAGAGCTTTGGTTCGTCTAGAATCTGTTTAATCTTCTTGTGTGTTACTAGGAATAGGGATAGATGACAATTGGCATAAATAAGATGCATGAGACTTAGATAACTTGTGAGATGGCACATGGTTGTTTATGAGATATTCACTTTAGCTTTGGGATTAGGTTCACATCTAATGGATGGTTGGTCATGGTTAGATTGAGGTGGAAGATGATAGTGATATGGTTTAGGATCAATATTAGATGAATTAACAACATCATAAACATTAGAATCAATAAGGGTAGAATGAGAATCAAGTGATACCTCTAATAAGTCCTTTAGCGAAGATTGTATTAGTGGATTAAGAGGTAATGTACTATCATGGTCTCATTCTTCACTTTTTTCAACTGATCAATCTATGGAGGTTGAACTAACATTTACTATTGAGTTCTCATCATTAAGTGTTTTGGATATATCCAATAACCTTACATCATCATGATTTGTACTTCATTCCTAGTATCCCCTTAAAGTGATGAATATGGTATCATGGAATATATCATCCATAGAGGCATAaaacttatttgaaaataggTGATAACATTGATAACCCTTTTCTATACCTAATAAATACACACTTCAATGCCTACGAGCAAAGCTTGGTATGTAAATGTGGATGTAAGTGAACATATACTACACACCATAAGATTTGAGGTGCCATATGAACAATTAAAGGAAGCTTACAATATTGAGAAATCACATCTAAAGATTTCAAGAATTTGAGAACACTAGAAGGTATACAATTAATCAAATAGATTACAAAACTTAAGGTTTCACCCTATAAGTGAGATGGAACATAACCACCGATTAATAAAGATTGAGTGACCTATAAAAGATGTCTATTTTTTTGCTTAGCCATTCCATTCTGTTGAGGAGAATGAGCACAGGATATTTGATGAAGGGTACTAGCAGAATCTATAAATTCAGTCAATTCTGTTTTGAAGTATTCACCTCTATTATCAGAACGAACAATCTTTATAGAGATCACAAATGATGTTGTTGGCTCACTCCATAGTGCAATGTTGAATAACATCATATTCCGGTCATAACTTTTGTAGCTTGatgaaatatgaaattataGAACCTGTATTTTGATGGATAGAAATCATCTCCCGATATGACTAATATGTCCTCAATGCATCTTGACTAACATAGtaagagtgcgtttgacaatgattctaacaagtgtttttaacctttctcacacttgaaattttttattttttaagtattaaaaatattagaaacacttctcagaatcactatcaaacacactcagTATGTTTGGTGGTTTCCTACATTTGCCTAGTTGTAGgtaagcaaaggaaaaaaatacttGATATCCTTAACCATAGCATTAAGAAGCCAAGACTTGACCATGCAATTTTTATCCTCCTAAGCTCTATATTCCTTAGAACTTTGTCTTTTGAAGCAACTTTAGCACTTGGAGCAACTTTAGCACTATAAATGTAGCCCCATCGCCCCTGATTTTATTATGAGAATTCAAAGACTATTCGATGCAGTTGGTACCATCAAGTTTTTCTAAAGTAAGGACATTTCTTCCATATGAATGGTAGGCAAGGTAGCAAGATCAGCATTTGCTTTCTCCATCAAAGATCCTAGGTTGTTGTTTTTTGAGTTAGCCATTATGATATAAACAAAACGGtgagtaaaaaaaacaaagcaataaaaaaaatacaatctttAGCAGCATGATtatggaaaaagagaaaaatctaaaCACGAAACCATGCTTTGATTTCTATAGTAATGGAGAGATAATTGGAGTTGGTTTTGATACCATATCAAACACACGGTTTAGGATAATAATTTCTTATGATTTCTATTGAAAAACCCAAAGCATTATATATGAAGGAAATTTTACAATTACATGGGATTTCCCACAATTATAGGAAACCAAAATATGGGAAATCATAGTAGCAGAatctctaataataataataataataataatactcgTATCAAGCTAGccataattacaaaatattgaCTTATTTCAACAAAAACAAGTTCAtgaagtttaatattttatcattttcaaatCAAGAATTTATATATTGGTATATCCATGTATTTTCAATGATTCATTTAAGAATTATGGTTTATTAAGCCCATCCGATGATTGAAATCACTTActattttcttcataattatACTAAGGAAAATAATAGCTTTACTTAATTGAATTTTAGTATCTAAATGgtaaacattttaatttttatatcaaggGATGCCAAAGCTCTTCAGGAGAAGGCCGCTAGAAAAGCTGCACAAGCTGCATCGGGAGGAGGGAATGATAATGGAGGACGTAAAGCAGTTAAAAAGTAATTGTAGGGAACCCTTGTGTCTCATTTCATCGCTTAACGCTTGTTTGTTTGAAGGCATCTTTGTTTTCAGACTTATTTGGGGGGTTGTCATATTATTACGAAGCAAAGGTCgagtttttcaaatatcaaGTGTAAtccttagaaatatttttagtggCAGCCTTATTAATGAAGGTGTTAACTTTAAccaaatttacttttttaagtgttttatttataagatcATTTTAAAGTGGATTAATTAAAATCGTGTTGGGAATATTTCCTAAGATCGTGATCAAGTTGAGAATTTTTAACCCCCATCTAACCCATAGGCAATTCGAGTTTTCATGGTCTTAgtgttatcaaataaaataattatattaaagcTAAGTATCTCAAAGTTATCAAATAAATCATTACTATGAATTTAATGTAAATTAAGATtcataaactcaaatttcaactaTCAAAgatgttttaattattaaagaaaaataataaactcattaatataatataattaaaaagtaatctaatataattaaaaagcaaaaaatgttaaagagttctttttatatgttttgtatatttAAATAAGACAATCTAtaatgtaattataaataaataagtaaataataacTTGGACGTACGGATTTTGGCGAATCACCCACATTTTCAACCCATGCCAATCCTAACATTTGTAGGTTTGTATTTTTCTAACTTAAATTCCACCTTGACTTATTCAAACTTTGCTCATGCTAAACCAAACATCCTAGTCATGGGTTGTGGGCAACGTGGACTAGCCCGAGGTGCGGCGGAGCATATTACTCGTAAAAGTCATTGTTAGTGTTTTAAAACTTTTCTAATTGAtgttataagtatttttttttttgttttatttactcACTGTATGTTTGGTTCTAAGAAAATAccgagaaaaaaatattataaaataactataagCCTAAAATAATCTTATAAAATTAGGCTtacacatgaaaattttaagaataaaatattgttatgcACGAAGCATGTTAAATAAAATGTGAGTCAAtatgatttcattttatatttgtactaaaattttatttaaggttaaaaatttaatgtaattatatatacatgcaaaatacttaagaaaaaaaaagaggaagctACATGTGTTAATCTCCTAAAATAGGAATGTATTATAGTAATGGATATGCATATcattaactttatttttcatttaacttttattaaaaatttataaataagaataaaattaataaaaataaattaaaattatttagtttaatgttcataaataaaatataaaattttaatatgtaatAATGAACCTAAAAAAAGCATGTATTGTCAAATGGAGAGCATATTGTGAATAATACTTGAAATTATAActattattttatagaataaatgtGGAAAAAGCTATGtgaaaaatgttcttaaaaagggaaaaaaaggcaTGCTTGTAGAGTGTATTTTGaacaaaaagtttgaaaaaggGGTAGACATATGGAGAAGAGTtgagagtgtgtttgacaataattttaagagacacttttaaccaaaaaagtatttttaaaaaatgaaaaacatttgataaaatttaagaaacacttttagaaatctaaaaaatcacttgtagtgttgaaaaatcacttaggtggtgtttgttttttggttgaatagaaaaagtcaaatatttggtttttgctattcaactaaaagtaacctATTGACATTGtccaacataactaaactaaacctattgataacaagttcactttaattatgttggatgatgtcaacagattacttttagcttaatagaaaaagccaaatattttggttttttctatttagccaaaaaacaaacaccaccttagtgtttttttgaagaaaaaaatgcttCATAGGTGTtctcctaaaaataattttagaaaaaatgctTCAAATAAAAGCACTTCAAGTAGAAATACTACTAAATATACTCTTAAAGTGCATTTGACAGcgattcaaaaaaatattttgtctttttaatacttgaaattttttatctttcaagtattagaaagattagaaacgtttcttagaatcactattaaacaTATCGTTAATGTTAAAGGATGTCAAAAATGTCATTtgattatatcaaaatttttaattagccAAACTactagaataaaatatttaaaaacctCTTTATCTAAAAAAGGAGGTGAATAAGGTAAGCATGGTATTaacaactaataaaaaataagacaaaacatataaatatttcttcATACATATAATATTTCTAGAACCTTTATGTCATTTTGACAGTGAAGTGGC
Above is a genomic segment from Vitis riparia cultivar Riparia Gloire de Montpellier isolate 1030 chromosome 7, EGFV_Vit.rip_1.0, whole genome shotgun sequence containing:
- the LOC117917747 gene encoding putative SERF-like protein — encoded protein: MSRGNQRDRDRERAQARSGHKSKQGKDDGLTPEQRRERDAKALQEKAARKAAQAASGGGNDNGGRKAVKK